Proteins encoded together in one Bacteroidales bacterium window:
- a CDS encoding RecX family transcriptional regulator: MENNVSFFIIKEYLLRLEKYCAFQERSVYDLRLKMIKLGIPEEYHDRIIEELKKNNFLSDERYADLFVRSKVNQNGWGPVKIRAELTKKNIANSLIEKYINLYYKETKQTEMLETMLNKKMKSLENVDREKQKEKLIRFALSRGFESNSVFAVVNKIFSGKD; encoded by the coding sequence GTGGAAAATAATGTTTCATTTTTTATTATAAAAGAGTATCTGCTAAGGCTTGAGAAGTACTGTGCTTTTCAAGAAAGGTCTGTTTATGATTTGAGGCTGAAAATGATTAAACTCGGAATTCCCGAAGAATATCATGATAGAATTATTGAAGAACTCAAAAAAAATAATTTTTTAAGCGACGAAAGATACGCGGATTTGTTTGTGAGAAGTAAAGTTAACCAAAATGGATGGGGACCCGTAAAAATCCGAGCAGAGCTGACTAAAAAAAATATTGCAAATTCTTTAATTGAAAAATATATAAACCTTTATTATAAGGAAACTAAGCAAACTGAGATGTTGGAAACGATGCTGAATAAAAAAATGAAGTCGCTGGAAAATGTGGATAGGGAAAAACAAAAAGAAAAATTAATTCGTTTTGCCTTATCTAGAGGCTTTGAAAGCAATTCAGTTTTTGCAGTTGTTAATAAAATTTTTTCGGGGAAGGATTGA